GGCCTCCAGCGCTGCCTCCGTCACCAGAGGCGAGGCCGTCCGCAGCGCGAAGGGGCTCATCACGGCCAGCACCGCAAACGCCGAGAGGAGTCCCTGGTACAGCACGGGGCTCATGTCCGCGGGAGCCAGGCGTCCCAGCCTGCGTGCCCACTCCCCGCAAAACACACGATAAGAGGGAAGGGCAAGCCATAGCGCAAGCGTCAGTGCCACCAGGATGAGTCCGGTCCAGCCGAGCGCGCGCACCGCCTTCTCCACCGGGCTCAAGGCGGACTTCTTCCTGTCCGCCGTCTCTTCAGCCGCATCTGTCTCCGGGGGAGCCTCAGGCTCGTTCTCGGGCACGCCTTCGTAGGCCGGACGTTCCGGCACAACCAGCCGTTCGAAAGGCTGATACATCCGTTGTTGCGTCAGGTGTATTGCCGCGGTAATGACCACGGCAATCATCAGCGAAGCCCCCGACATTCCAAGTCCCCCAACCAAGGCCCCAACAAGAATAAGCAAAACGGGACCGGCCACCAGTGTGGTTTCCGTAAACCGTCTCCGGCGCAAATCCGCCAGCGCGGGGCCGCCCAGCGCAATCCCCAATCCGAGAAGCATCAGCAACTGCGCCGTTGCCCAGACACCGGTCCTGACCACGGGTGGCATCTGCGCCGTCCACAATGGCATCATCACGAAAAACGCCGCCATGCCCCAGGCAAAGCCAAGCGACCGCGCCAGCCGAATCGCCCCCCGGCACCCTGACCGCTGCCTAGTCCCCATAGACAGCCCTTATCGCGGCCTGGATGCTCGCCGGTGTGCTGATGAGAACCCGCACGGGACACCGGGCAGTCGCTTCCAGCTCATTCAGGAGGTCCAAGTCCAACGGATTCGCCATGACGGCCACAAGTCCGGCGCTGGAGCGCCGCAACGGCAAACACTGGCGCGCTTCCGCTGCGCCTTTAGATAAAAGTTTAGCCGTTTCCATCTCTATTTGTTCTTTTTCGGCGTCCACCAGCTCCAGGCGCAGTTGTGTGCTCAAGGCTGCGGCAATGTCCCGTTCAGCGACATATCCCAGCCGGACCAGCGCTTCTCCCAGCCGTTCCTGCGTTGTCACTTGCCGTTGCAGGGCCTCGTCCAGCTGCACACGGTCTATCAGCCCGCGTTCCAGAAGCAAGATGCCCAAGCGTTCCTGTTGCAGAGCCGTGTCGCGTTTGGGCAGCGCCACCGTGTCGATTTCCATCCGGCGCACAGAATCGGGCAGCCTCTGCCAAGGCCGTTTCGGCACGGGCGCCCCGGCTTCTCCCCCGTCCTGTTCCGCAGCGTGCATGAGAGCGCGGAAGAATGCGCCACAGGATGGATAGCGCGCTGCGGGGTGTTTCGCCAACGCCCGGATGAGCACGTCATTGACCCTCTCGCCACAGTGAGCGATACGTTCCGGAGCCTGCATCTGGATTTGGGTAACGATGGAAGCGGAATGGAACGGCGGCACCCCGGCCAGCAGTTCGTACAAGGAGGCGCCGAGACTGTACAGGTCGCTGCGTGCGTCCAACTGGTCTCCGCGTAGCTGCTCGGGACTCATGAACAGGAGCGTGCCGCACGTGATCTCGCTGGCGGCCCGCGCGGTCATTTCCTGCACGGTCCGGGCAATGCCAAAATCCGCCAGGCGGACAAGACCGGTGTCATCCAACAGGAAATTCGCGGGTTTGATATCGCGGTGCAGGATGCCCTGATCATGGGCGTAATCAAGCGCCTCGATGAGCGGCCCCAGCATTGTCAGCGCTTCCGCCACGGAGAACGGCGTTTCCCGGGCATAGAGCGCATCCGCCAGATTGTCTCCGGCTACAAACTCCATGACGATAAACCGGTGCGCCGCCGTCTCGCAGAAGGTATGCACGGCGACGATATTCGGATGCCGCAGCCGTCGCGCCAGCAAGACCTCCCGTTTCAGGTCGGAAATGGCGCGCCGGTCAAAAAACAGGTCTTCCCGGAGGACCTTGCAGGCTACAGGCTCCCCATCAAGCAGTAAATCCTTGGCAAGCCACACGTTACCGAGTCCGCCGCGACCCAGGCAGCGCACCATGCGGAAGCGGCCGGCAAGCAGGCAGTCTGGCGTCAA
Above is a window of Candidatus Hydrogenedentota bacterium DNA encoding:
- a CDS encoding protein kinase, translated to MTPDCLLAGRFRMVRCLGRGGLGNVWLAKDLLLDGEPVACKVLREDLFFDRRAISDLKREVLLARRLRHPNIVAVHTFCETAAHRFIVMEFVAGDNLADALYARETPFSVAEALTMLGPLIEALDYAHDQGILHRDIKPANFLLDDTGLVRLADFGIARTVQEMTARAASEITCGTLLFMSPEQLRGDQLDARSDLYSLGASLYELLAGVPPFHSASIVTQIQMQAPERIAHCGERVNDVLIRALAKHPAARYPSCGAFFRALMHAAEQDGGEAGAPVPKRPWQRLPDSVRRMEIDTVALPKRDTALQQERLGILLLERGLIDRVQLDEALQRQVTTQERLGEALVRLGYVAERDIAAALSTQLRLELVDAEKEQIEMETAKLLSKGAAEARQCLPLRRSSAGLVAVMANPLDLDLLNELEATARCPVRVLISTPASIQAAIRAVYGD